The Leptodactylus fuscus isolate aLepFus1 chromosome 1, aLepFus1.hap2, whole genome shotgun sequence nucleotide sequence gaacACTAGctttgtccgtgacacctgtcatttatttcaatgggcatcgggtgcattcttttgcactccgtgcccgtccttccctgtccgcaagtgaagatgtccgacttctcaagcggacagaggaaccctgcatgcaggattTTTAATGTGATTTGCCATCATGGCTCCCACAACTCACCTACAATCATGTCATCACCCACTAAAAGACCCCTAGAAACCAGAAGCCATGTGTGACCTATGTGACAAGTTGTGTGCTATAGCAGGGTTGCCaaccattttttttgcttttattattcTCAATCAAAAGATTTTTTCAGACATATTGAAAAtccataataaaaatatataagtcATGAAGATCTACAGCCTGTAGTTCTGATAtttaggctaagggccccttcacacggagtatacgctcactgattctgaacgtgtaacacgttccgaatcagcggcgttaaaacagatcccattgctttctatgggagctggcatacgcgcatatcaatttgaaagcaataggggaaaaaagcagcccattcatttctatggggagcacacgtatgccggctcccatagaaagcaatgggatctgttttaacgctgctgattcggaacgtgttacacgttcagaatcagtgagcgtatactccgtgtgaaggggccctaaggccccatgtagtgggatgcagcaaaaaaaattgcagcgggaaaaaacgtggacgaattgcatcacagtttttcccgcagcgcttttcacagaaagtttgcagaggtttcctctacggactttctgcttccattatacctatagggaaaccgctagcgtttccctaggtataattgacatgctaggaTTTCCAAAACCAAGCTGGTTTTGGAGATTACAGCGTGCACACTAcgcgtatttttccacaatgtgtggatgggaatcgcTAGAATTAAATTTTACACCACATTGGGCCCTCGCCTAAGGGGTTTTCAAGGGCCCAAATTGATCCacagcataggtcatcagtatgtcatctgtggAGGTCTAGACAcatagaccctgcacagatcagctgttgcagcagcctctggGTGTCTAAAGCTACTGTGTGGATGGGTGGAACACTTCTGTGTAACTAATTGTATAGGATCTGTGCTGCATACACTATACAAGCTCCAGATAAAGATGAGTTGAATAGAGTGGTAAAGCAGGGAGcaatctgcttcctgcttcaccatctgGCCCATGCCTCGTGCTCCAGGTGTCTTGGGAGCAGCAGGCGCTATAgaatgatgtcacttacatcatACCTGCTGTTTCCTTAAGCCGCCAGCCTAATCAGGGGAGGACAGCAGGGTAACAGGGTGTGGTGAAtattaggttttttgttttttttttgcttgatgcattatactgtgagagcacTAGGAGGAGGACAATATATAGTGGGAGCATCAGCAGTGCAGCATTAAACTGTTAAGCATGTTGAAAGCTAAACTATAAGGTGGGGGCACATTCAGAAGAAGAGTAGAAGATGGGGGCATATTCAGAGGGACTCTATAAAGTGGGTGCATATTCAGGTCATCATAAGGTCTGCGTATATTCAGGGAGGCATAATGTGGGAACATATTCATGGGGACACTAAAAGTTGTGGGCATATTCCAGGGGGCATTAAAAggtgggggcattataatgtgaggtCTACACTGAGGATGGCATTCTAACACAAGGATttcaaggggacattataccgtatCAGGGCCACTATATAGGAATTATGCTGTGTGAGGGCATAAAGAgacatggatgggaatgggcctGGACAAGTGGACAGACTGAAGGTGGGGTTTACTATACAAAAATTTGTGGCAGCACACAGGAGAGtcacacattttatccctctttcagtcCTTTAAAAGTTAGAAGCTATGGACAACCTAGCAGATGAGGAAGCATTCCACTGGGCCTAGAAAATTTGTCAACGGAAGTTTTGGAGGTTAGGTTACCCCTCTTTTCGGGAGTTTTCCAGGCcttctgggaaagttggcaagtatggtattcagtgaagaggctacagcactcacccaaacactgcagcctcttcagtgggGGTCTGGCCCCAACCAATTACACATTGATGATCTAACCTAACCTAAGTCATCCATATATGTCTCTAAAAAAATTTAGAGGCTGAATTTACCCATTATAATGTTACTTCTTTATTTAGCAGTTTTAGTTTAGAATCACATATGCCATTTTTATGCCAAAGCCAGCGAATCCCTAAATAAGGAATAGTATATTGACTCACAGTAATGTCACATTTTTTTAAGCTGTATCTTTGAATTATGATATACTGAAATGTTTTAACTTTTAGAAAGTTTTTTTTGTCATATACACCTTGATTCGCAAGCACtgcttaatttaaaggggttgttcaggaattgagaggctggaggtgtaaaataaagtgATCTCCCCTGTTGTCAGCCACCGGTATCAGATCAGTCTTCTGCTGGTACATCAATGCTGGAAGTCCTCAGCCTCATATGACCaatcagtggctcagtggttactggCAAGGAACCGGTGACACATGTGAGAGACATCCCAGGTCCCTCttcagtgactgctgaggccactaaCCACTGATGGCTTCCAGCACAAGACTGAACGGATGCTGACGGCAGACAATGGAGCTCGGGGACTGGATAGGCTATGTAAAAAACAATTCAGCTCACCCTCTTGTCATGTACATGCTTTCTCATTAAACGAGGCCATGAAGAAGGATAcaatccgaaacgcgtagcatctGTTTATGATACGCTGAGTCTGCCGATGCAGTTATTTTTCTTGTACATGAAGGCTGATTATTTTTAACTATGGAATAATTAAAGACACAAGTTTTTATTGGAATCGGAGaatgctggattttttctatATACTGGATAGGCTACCTTCACATCAGCGCCAAAGTCTTCGTTGAAAATGCATGGAAAAATTTTCCTCCGCCCGTTCCAGTTTTATAACAACGACCCCATAATAGTCAGTGGGGTCTCTCAGACTCCATGTGTTATTGCTGCTTTAGCCTCTCCAGTGTTCAGGTCCTTCGTGGGGATAATGTGAATTTACACGTTATTTTATCTATTTTACACATCCCCGGCCTACACATGGGTTACCATTattcttagacaacccctttaataagataaaataacaaaagatGCATAAGGAAAGTCTCATAAGAGGGCATAAAACCTTGTGTAGTGTTTTTACGTGGTATACATCCCTAACACTGCTTCATTATAACTAGATCTATGGCGCATGGAGCATCGCATCTCTTCTTTACACTCAGATTCTATTGATTCAGCGTCCAGACTACAATTCCCACAAGCCCCTTGGCGGCGGATCCGGAAGTTGCCGTTGCTAAGCGACAAGCTTGGCGTTTCAACTGGAAGTGACAGAACCTGTATTGATGGCGAAGCTCGCGCAGAGGCTGTGACACTCTACTGCCCGGCACCGATTACCGGGAAGGATAGCGCCGGGCGCAGAGACTTGTACAGGCCGCTGACATGTGTGAAGGAGCGTCCAGAATTACCGGGCCTATTCCCCCCGATCCTACGCTGTTTCCAGACTACTACAGGAGGCCGGCCTCAGCTCGGGGGCGGCTGGAAGGGACTGATGTCAAGCTGGACTTTCTGTCAGGACCCCTGGCCCCAGATCCTACCTTATATCCCGGCTGTTACAGTGCCAGGCCTGCCAGCCCCATCCCTAGAGTACGGCCCAATGCCAGGGACATCTTGGAAAAGGGAAAGAGCGGTACAGTGGGAGTTCTCCTGAAGCTGGAGGGAATCTCTCTCCATACAGCATCACCCCCTCCCAAAAAACCTAAGGATCATGGTAAGGAGAATGTGCAACGCATGAGGGAAATCCAGAAGCGCTGCAAAGAGAAGGAGATGGAGAAGGTGCAAGGGGCCCCGAAACCTGTCAAAGCTTTATGGAAATCATCCAAATATGAACAAGTGGAGTCCAAGGTCAAAGCCAAACTTCAGGAACAGCCACCTCCTCCCAAGGTGGCACAAGCAAACTTCCTGAAGTCACATACCCGGTGTGGCACAGGGCTGCCCCCTAAGAGGTGCCCTTCACCAGGACCCAGTAGGCCCACTACTCCCATCAATGAGATGCAGGTCCATGGCTCCAGCATTGACTTTATAGCCCACAATGCACGAAATGTAAAGAAGATCCCAATGAGACGATCTCGCTCCCTGCAAAACCTGAATGAGGTCCTGCAGGAGAAGCAGCGTCAGCAGCAGGACTATGACTCCAAGCAAAAGGGACATGTCCCTCAGTACCTGCTGGACCTTAAGGAGAAGTGGAGGAAAGAGCAAGAGGAGCGTAAGAAGCAGACCCCAGACCCATCACTCCCTCCAGGACACACCATGATGCCAGAACATGAACGTCAGGAGACACTAAATAAGATCAAGCAGACCCAGTCCCAGCTGCTCAAGGAGCTTGTCATGCTTCCTGTCCGAGCAGACAACCTCAGCATCCAGAACCGACGCACTGAGCTGGAGAAGAAGCTTTCTGAGATCGAGGAGGCCGTTAAAGTATTTTCCCGTCCGAAGGTCTTCATTAAGACAGACTCTTAAATATGGATTGTAAATTATACCTAATTATTTCTAGGAGGACCATCCTGCTGCACTACTGGCATACAAGATACAGATTTGCACAGAAGTCAATTGCCGTCCAAGTCCAGAAGAACTGAATGTGCTTTTTATCATGTGGGCTACTGGAATTAAGAGTATTTATTTTAATTCTTTAATCTTTTTAATATAAAATGAAAAACTATTATTTTGCAAAAAATAGTGCACCGTGACAATTAaacctaaatctgcactccatgacgccttataattattattatatgttattgaTAGCTGTATATCCTAATATGTAGTACTGTTGTCCATGTCATTTTACAggggttgtctgaaagtttaaagggaatttgtcacagAGGGTTGTGACACTAAACCATCCGCAGGTGCCTATGGACTAGTGGTTTAGTATCTCAAATAGCAATATCCAATACTAcaagtaaaaataaaacccttgaggctgaaaccccacattgcagaaatgcagcgttttacaatacATGCAAAGtacatgggattctggctaatcccatccacacactgcagagaaAAATGTGCAGCGGAAAAGCTTTGTTTTCAAAATCATCATCACATCATGGCAATTATACCTGCAAAAACTATAGGCATAATAGGGGCagcaagtccacagaggaaatctttgcaaaatcacaatgaaaaacgctgctgcacaaaccatgatgcatttccaccacttttttttccccacaggttttttgttgttgttcttcttctTCATTACGTGGGGCCTTGGATTTGGCTGGTTTAACTTCATACTTTTTAGAAATTTTAAAGGTGTTATCCTACCCTCAGGATATACCATCAACATTACATCTGCAAGGGTCCAACTCCTGGGACCGCTACAGATCACCGTGTTGAGACAGCACGGTTCGCATTATTGTATACATACCACGAGCCATGTCATACAAACAGTAGCGGTGGGTGTGCGTACTGCAGCACTGTTCCTCCAAAATCTATGGGGCAGCGATGTAGtactacactccctgctacagtTTGTACAACAAGTAAGCAGCGTCACTCGctgtatgtaaacaatactgcaGACCATACTGTGTTCGTGctggtgatctgtgggggtcccgagTATCAGacacctgcagatctaatattgatgaccatcaatattagaaaccggataacccctttaagggcggCTTTCTACTGCAAAGAACACTGTTAAAACTACTTAAATAAGAAATTATAAGTCAAGCAACATTTATATCTTTAGTTCGTCTGAAATCAAGGACAAAAACGTCTTGCTAGCTTAGTTTTTTCATCCAGCGACATCTGTTATTCTCTCTGTAACAACTAATGGGTCCCTTGGGTCCGTTGCTTAACCGTTTTTATTGtttaataatcctttaatagaccaGAAGAAGTAACACAGATGCAAACGCATCCTACTGGTTTTTTACATATCATTgaatttttttagttttcttcTAAAATGCACCATTATATTTgtgaataaaaaaacacaaagggcaaaaaaaaacaccttaaggttaaggctccatgtagcaaaaCGCGCAGGAAAAAACACGAACCCATGGcacaaaaaagattttttttctgcaatatatggaTGGAATTAgttagaatctcattcactttgcaggcattgtaaaatgctgcatttccgcaatgtggggcttcagcctcaagACTTTTATTTTTACTTGTAATTGTGAACAGCTTTAGGATATTGCTATTTGAGACACTAAACTACTAATCCAGAAGcatctgtgggtggtttagtgtcacaAAAATCAGCAAAGTACACCTCAGCTTCATTGCACATGTGCTTGACGTAGTGTAGCGTAGTGAAGCTGGGGTGTACTACTCCAGCTTCAATAAGGAACTGTGCAGGCTCCAGGAGTAGCAGGAGCCatatcaatttttttaaaaaaattgcggCCACAGACAGGGCTATTgagggtgtaaaaaataaaaaataacagcgGAAATGTTATAAAATAAGAAAATGGGTCATTACTTAGCTCCTGAATCTCTGATGCTCCAGCCACATCACTTAGGTGAATGCCCCCCCTAGATTGTGTTTACTTTGCTCCAGTGATAATGTGCCATACAGCCTCATAACTATTCTAGCCAAtcccaggcctcagtggtgatgtgTCCCCAGGGATTTCACAGGTGACAACCAGTGACAGTGTAATATTTCTGCCGTTAGGTTCATTTTCTAAGCCGTGGACAATGTGGCACACATGTAAGGGCGTATTCATATATCCATGATAATCACTGACTGCACACACTTCCTTTGATATTAATGGAGACCCGCAAGCTATCATGGAAAGAGAATAAGAGACTTTTTCTAGttttatccactttgcagtgtGTGAAAATCATGGACACCACGTTTTTCCACAGATGGCAACCTGTAAATCAGCATGGCCATGTGCTGTTCGTGGTTTCCATGGATATTGCACATCTGTAAAGTGCATTTTGGACTGTCCATCAGTTTTCAAGTATTCTGCATGTTGTTAGTGAATGAAAACAATCATTGTTGACATCCGGAGACTGATACACATCTTGATAATGCACAGACACAATGACACTACTTATTACTGTTTCAGAGGTATCTCTTTTTGCCAGCCCTGTCAGTCAGACATTGCCGATAAGTCCACTTTCTCTGTTAGACCTGCTTTTCAAGTTATGCTCAGTCCTTGAATTGTGGACGCATGTTGGCTGCATTTTCAGGACTGAACATAGTCTGGGGACCTGGTCTTAAAGCAGCATAGTCTCTGatgctgtaagggctagttcacacagggggcggtatggcGCATTTTTGTCCCGATTGTGATGCGGGAAGCtacgtcacaatagggccaaaaggcgcctgccacgaccgttgtggcttccccctccggagtaggctcaaatgaatgggcctaggccggagggtgctgccgcgaggcggacgccggggctgaaacaGCCACAAAgtctgcctgaagaaaaggcagctcgcttcttttttctgtgacggGGAAAcatgccactcatggaaaaaagtaagctagtggtctacatagacctccattgtgaaggggcagattatgacatggattcgacgccaaaatccgccccctcttgccccgtgtgaacgagccctaagtcacTTTGGGACTACTGTCCCGTTCTCTAAGCATGCTTACAGTACAAGACACAAATCCCATGGTAAAATACTGACTCACATCACTATAGATGACTATGATGCTAATGTGTTTTTTATGCCAGtttattttaaaagaaaaaacgCCATGCAAAAATAATGTGAGTGTAGCCTTACACATATTTAAAGATTAGTCCGATACGTCTCATTGGACTCATTTCAGTGAAGCCAGCATAGTACACTTCACCTTCATTGCACATGTACTTGAGGTCCAGTATATGCACAATGAAGCTGGGGTGTACTGCTCCAGATTCAATAAAGAACTGCGCAGATGCCAGAAGTAGGAGCtgtatggattttttttaaaattgctgCCACAGACAGGGCTATTTGGCCTATTTACCTGTGGGTCACCTATGGGGACCTAGTCTTACAGCagcatagtcatctatgatattgTAAGTCACTGTGGGACTTCTGTCCCATTCTGGAACCATACTTTCAGTACAAAACAGTAGTCCTATAGTTAAGCAGTTACTCACATCATTATAAATGACATTTGCTGTGGGATTGGGTCCCTGCACAGTGTTCAGCCCAGAAAATACAATTGACATACAATCACTGACTGAAGGTTTATGCCATGATGGGAAGTGCATCTGTGTCCACCGTTACATTCTCGGTGGAAGTAAAACACCCTTTGTTCTCAGGATTGCCAATGGTGTCAGTGgtcaaacccccactgatcagcaatattctctatcttatggatagaggataaatcatTTTTATGGCGTAGCCCCTATAAGGGAAAGCTGCAAGGAAAGAACTACATCTAAAATTCAGCAAAGGTATATTTTAATCTATGAAGATAAAGTTATTTCTGTGAAGTTTGGATACGCAGTTGTAGATGTGATACACCAATGTCAATAGGGGGCACTAAGATCTATATTGGGAAACATAAAATAAACAGCTGGTTTAGGCAATTCCCCCCCACTGGAGTACTCTTTCATTGTCGGAGCATGCAGGTTATGCCCCTCTGGCATATGCCACAATACCATTCCTAACAAGCAGTTTCATGCAGGGTTTGTAGCTATATAATGGACTCATTCATGAAAGGCTTTACTAGCTGGTAATCTGGAACCCTTCCCATAATATATCAAATTATAATTAGATTTATTAAAGCATTATTTAATAAAGAAAAGAGGAAATGAAAGGAAACACACAGAAAGCTCAGTTTTAGGTAATCACAGGGCAGGATACAGACAGACACCATTGTCTGGTAGATACCATGTTCTTTcatccagaaaaaaacatttatttgcatttcagGAGAACTGAGATGATATTGGGAACAGTATAAACTATAAATTAATTTGTTACTATGTCACAATGATATTACCCAGGACTAATTAATAGAACTGCAGCAGAAAACATGGTTTGACAGAACACTTACTTTGCCCCCTATCAGGAAATGGCAAACAAAGCAGTAATGtctatctaaaaaaaaacacattgcaacCAGTTATCTAAGGTCAAAGGTTTTCTCCTGAACTAGTATAAAGTTGGGTATGACAACATGAATGTAAATGTGAATATTATGTACTCAGGTTGTAAGTACTGAGTCTTACACTTTGTACTATATAGGAAAGCAATAAAGAAATATCACTAGATTAGATAACAGGAAAGAAAATTCTGATTTATCTAACGTTGATCTAACGTTTATGAAAGCACACCACTACTCCATTCACACAAGCATTTCGGGTCCCTGTTCTCTTCATTGTTGATGGTCTCTGAGGTCAGACAACCAATGATAAAACCTGGATGTGAAGACAGACTGATGTAAACTGGTCTCTGTTGACAAAACTGGGATTTTGGAATATCAGCTTTGATTGTGTTAGGACACAGATGGAGTACTGAGCAAATAGTGAGTACCAGTaccacactgatcaaaatggcaaaATACTGCACTTAGCATCCTGCGCACCCTAGGCCGTACCAACCCCCTACCCTCCAGAGCCCttaatggtggggatggacttggaggTTACTGTCGGACTGGGCGGTACGGGTCAGGGAGAACCGGACACACAGCGCACCAATAGTCACAGCAGACCTAGAAACTGGAATCACCAGGAGGTTTTCCGAATTGAGATGAAGGTGTGAAGAACCAAAAGGCAGTGGTTGGCGGTAGCCAGTAGATGGTAGCAGTACGCCAAAGAGTAGTTGTCCAATCCAAGTCGTCAACGTGAGgtcagaactctattgggaggcttttttggaggctgattttgaggcaaattcctgaccaaaaactgtgtgaactcagccttaaaattATAGCCACAATCTATGTTGCATAAGCCCAAatagcctatatatatatgtcaacaGACTTTAGTGAACATCATTCCTTGCCATTATGGCGGCAGTGGCCTCATATTGGGAGTTTTTACTTTAGTAACATGGTGGCTGATACTGGAATTTACATACTATCTGAAACTGCATAAATATGCAACcaataaaggataatacacatatgTGAGATTGCCacaaatgtgcaataaaaatatGAGTGTTTTCTTATTACTAACATGGCCACTGCTATTCTATCTGCAGCTGATAGACTGAACGTACCACTGACCAGCAGGGAGCAAAAGCAGCATTGACCATCCAGAGGAAAGAGAACAACGCCTGAATATAAGACTTATAGGACATTGGTTGTTGCAAGCCAGATTATTCCGACCTTAGACCAGACTAATCATTTTCCCTCCATACTCCCAAACTTTTATTTTGCCTACTCTCAATTTGCTCTTTCCTAGAAGAAAAAAGCATTTGCATCTGCACCCATCCTACATCACCAAGATGTCTATAAACAGTTCCTCCTGGAGGTGAAAGCCTCTTCTGTTGGTAGCGTGCGAAGCTTGTTCCAGAGGAGCCCTAAAGGAAAAAGTCAGATCTGTGGCTTCTTTTCTAAGTTATTCTCCcccacagaggaaaactataCTATGGGGATCAAGAACTGCTGACCAACGAAATGTCTTTGGAGAAAAATAGATATCTCCCTGATGAGGCTGTATATCCATTGATCATCTGAACCTGACACATTTGCAGACTGCGCAGTGCCTTTACCCAGGTCAAGCTAGGTGGTCACTTTTCTTCACCCATGTTAACTTTGTTCTCCACCTCTGGTTGCAGAGAAGATTGTGAAGACTGATGCCCTCTCTCAAACCTTTGATTCTGTTGACCAGATGTTGACCAGATGGAGGAACCTCAGCACATTATTGACCATACTCATATCATCCCATTTGCCCCTGTGCAGGCAACAATTCCCATGGAAATACATACTGGGAAATAATGCTGCAGCCAGGAGGAAAAAAGTACTCTCCTGGGGTCACATTTACGTTGACCTTCATTAAAATGTATACAAATGACTATGAAAATGACCAATTTGAAACACTGCTATCTAAATTTGGGGTTTGGGTCAAAAAAGGTTGAGTCAGAGGCCCACGTACTTAACATCCCATGTTGCACTGCTCCAGACACCTCCACAGCTAAAGCCTTGTAATTTATAGATGAAAATGTTCCCGCCAAATTGCCGATTGCCAATCAGGTTAGGACGTGTTTTCTCTTAAGAATAGACCTGATAAACTAAGAGAATAT carries:
- the ENKD1 gene encoding enkurin domain-containing protein 1; the encoded protein is MCEGASRITGPIPPDPTLFPDYYRRPASARGRLEGTDVKLDFLSGPLAPDPTLYPGCYSARPASPIPRVRPNARDILEKGKSGTVGVLLKLEGISLHTASPPPKKPKDHGKENVQRMREIQKRCKEKEMEKVQGAPKPVKALWKSSKYEQVESKVKAKLQEQPPPPKVAQANFLKSHTRCGTGLPPKRCPSPGPSRPTTPINEMQVHGSSIDFIAHNARNVKKIPMRRSRSLQNLNEVLQEKQRQQQDYDSKQKGHVPQYLLDLKEKWRKEQEERKKQTPDPSLPPGHTMMPEHERQETLNKIKQTQSQLLKELVMLPVRADNLSIQNRRTELEKKLSEIEEAVKVFSRPKVFIKTDS